One Granulicella sp. 5B5 DNA window includes the following coding sequences:
- the metK gene encoding methionine adenosyltransferase, protein MSTTDRFLFTSESVTEGHPDKIADQISDAILDACLAEDPYSRVACETLTCTGLVVVAGEITTKAYVDFQTLVRNTVKEIGYDDATKGFDHNTCAVISTINTQSPDIAQGVDTGGAGDQGMMFGYATNETPELMPTPISLAHRLAEKLTEVRKNGKMPYLRPDGKSQVTVEYDSNQKPVRVDAVVISTQHAEFSDKDPKSTLTNDQLRAEIQEHVIEAVIPAALLDENTKYHINPTGRFVIGGPMGDTGLTGRKIIVDTYGGMGRHGGGAFSGKDSTKVDRSAAYMARYIAKNVVAAGLADRCEVQLAYAIGVAEPVSIRVDTFGTGRVGEPKLIELVRENFKLTPKGIIESLNLRRPIFKKTAAYGHFGRKGDTFTWEATDKAAALKAGAEAALAAK, encoded by the coding sequence TTGTCTACAACCGATCGTTTTTTGTTTACCAGTGAGTCTGTGACCGAGGGTCACCCGGACAAGATCGCGGACCAGATCTCTGATGCCATTCTGGATGCCTGCCTCGCAGAGGACCCCTACAGCCGTGTGGCGTGCGAGACGCTGACCTGCACGGGACTTGTTGTAGTGGCCGGTGAGATCACCACGAAGGCCTATGTCGACTTCCAGACGCTGGTGCGCAACACCGTGAAGGAGATCGGCTACGACGACGCAACCAAGGGTTTCGACCACAATACGTGCGCGGTGATCTCGACGATCAACACGCAGAGCCCTGACATTGCGCAGGGTGTGGACACGGGTGGCGCGGGCGACCAGGGCATGATGTTCGGCTATGCGACGAACGAGACGCCGGAGCTGATGCCGACGCCGATCTCGCTGGCGCATCGTTTGGCTGAGAAGCTGACGGAAGTGCGCAAGAACGGCAAGATGCCGTACCTGCGTCCTGATGGCAAGAGCCAGGTGACGGTGGAGTATGACTCCAACCAGAAACCTGTTCGCGTGGATGCGGTTGTGATCTCGACGCAGCATGCCGAGTTCAGCGATAAGGACCCGAAGAGCACGCTGACCAATGACCAGCTGCGCGCGGAGATCCAGGAGCATGTGATTGAGGCCGTGATCCCTGCAGCTCTGCTGGATGAGAACACGAAGTACCACATCAATCCGACCGGTCGCTTCGTCATCGGTGGACCGATGGGCGATACGGGCCTGACGGGCCGCAAGATCATCGTGGACACCTATGGCGGCATGGGCCGGCATGGTGGCGGCGCGTTCAGCGGCAAGGACTCGACCAAGGTGGACCGCTCGGCTGCGTACATGGCGCGCTACATTGCGAAGAACGTTGTGGCTGCCGGCCTGGCCGACCGCTGCGAGGTGCAGCTGGCGTATGCGATCGGTGTGGCTGAACCGGTGTCAATCCGTGTGGACACGTTCGGTACGGGCAGGGTTGGCGAGCCGAAGCTGATCGAGCTGGTGCGCGAGAACTTCAAGCTGACGCCGAAGGGCATCATCGAGAGCCTGAACCTGCGCCGGCCGATCTTCAAGAAGACTGCCGCGTATGGCCACTTTGGCCGCAAGGGTGACACGTTCACCTGGGAAGCCACGGACAAGGCTGCGGCACTGAAGGCGGGCGCGGAAGCGGCTCTCGCAGCGAAGTAG
- a CDS encoding MFS transporter, with the protein MKLRKTMPPVWLMGMTNATFGMYIGFAAISLPQLLAEQHLPEAQVTRVTALCFSPLFWSFLVSPMLDVRFSRRRYAALLAAGAAIALCVAVLHVHQLAVFEGALIAGVAMVNLSSNALFGWLSSVLPKEEDTRMSAWANVANIGGSGVMVIAAGECVQRLPLTVAAVLLGLLVMLPTLIYPWIPAPGPDRRLAKESFAGFFKELLQLLGQRKVVFALAMFALPSASFALANVVGGLGDLYHASVHTVSLVGGVGIVIAGTVGSLVYPRLTRAMALRPLYLAIGVVGACFSLCLLRVAHTSAGFVVATLGENTFQALAITGAFAIQFETVGQDNPLAATAFSVLYAALNVSTTYMIWIDGQAFARHGVQGSYATDAVLGLTACLLLGVALRWLGDGERGRKSGVAA; encoded by the coding sequence TTGAAGCTGCGCAAGACGATGCCGCCGGTGTGGTTGATGGGCATGACCAACGCGACGTTTGGGATGTACATCGGGTTCGCGGCGATCTCGCTGCCGCAGCTGCTGGCGGAGCAGCACCTGCCGGAGGCGCAGGTGACTCGGGTGACGGCGTTGTGCTTCTCGCCGCTGTTCTGGAGCTTTCTGGTGAGCCCGATGCTTGATGTGCGGTTTAGCCGGAGGCGCTATGCTGCGCTGCTGGCTGCGGGTGCGGCGATTGCGCTGTGCGTTGCCGTGCTGCATGTGCATCAGCTGGCGGTGTTTGAGGGCGCGCTGATTGCGGGTGTGGCGATGGTGAACCTTTCGTCGAATGCGCTGTTTGGCTGGCTGTCGAGCGTATTGCCGAAGGAGGAAGACACGCGGATGAGTGCGTGGGCGAATGTGGCGAACATCGGCGGGAGCGGGGTGATGGTGATCGCGGCGGGTGAGTGCGTGCAGCGGCTGCCGCTGACGGTGGCTGCGGTGCTGCTGGGCTTGCTGGTGATGCTGCCGACGCTGATCTATCCGTGGATTCCTGCACCGGGGCCTGATCGACGGTTGGCGAAGGAGAGCTTTGCGGGGTTCTTCAAGGAGCTGCTGCAGTTGCTGGGGCAACGCAAGGTGGTGTTCGCGCTGGCAATGTTTGCGCTGCCTTCGGCGTCGTTTGCGCTGGCGAATGTGGTGGGTGGGTTGGGCGATCTATATCACGCGTCGGTGCATACGGTGAGCCTGGTGGGTGGTGTGGGGATTGTGATTGCGGGGACGGTGGGGAGCCTTGTCTATCCGCGATTGACTCGGGCGATGGCGCTGCGGCCGCTGTACCTGGCGATTGGTGTTGTGGGTGCTTGCTTCTCGTTGTGCCTGCTGCGCGTGGCGCATACGTCGGCGGGGTTTGTAGTGGCGACGCTGGGGGAGAACACCTTTCAGGCGCTGGCGATCACAGGCGCGTTTGCGATCCAGTTCGAGACGGTGGGGCAGGACAATCCACTGGCGGCGACGGCGTTCAGCGTGCTGTATGCGGCGTTGAATGTGTCGACGACGTACATGATCTGGATCGACGGACAGGCGTTTGCGCGGCATGGAGTGCAAGGCAGTTATGCAACCGATGCGGTGCTGGGGCTGACTGCGTGCCTGCTGCTGGGGGTCGCCCTGCGGTGGCTGGGAGATGGCGAACGCGGCAGAAAATCAGGCGTTGCGGCATAA
- a CDS encoding acyltransferase, protein MDAVTDPRNPATTPGYVRPAQLRALTSVRFLAALHVALYHIVRPFSLWGPLAGFMAAGHSAVPFFFLLSGFILTYSHAHESHTGMAFKKRFYIARIARIYPLYLLSLLFAAGSDLHVFAKHIHILAFLADVLMVQSWSIRIVNFFNVPAWSLSAEAFFYLVFPFVFLRLRPRTRGCAAAWLLLFWALAMAAPLFALYRTPAAAWHEGVNGLLVFRIRRMPLLLLPEFLAGIPLAWVFLHLRPSRRASLYMLAAGTTVLFVTLFFANHIPWVMLGNGLLLPAYAMIVLGLSEDHAVSSKLSSAPLVLLGESSYALYLFHFMFNDWLDVHFGAGSSIPDALWKLAILIPLSIALYLLVEKPSRKRLVQWWNSHHQYPA, encoded by the coding sequence TTGGACGCGGTAACCGATCCCCGAAATCCGGCGACTACCCCGGGCTACGTACGGCCAGCGCAACTTCGCGCCCTGACTTCGGTGCGGTTCCTGGCGGCATTGCATGTAGCTCTGTATCACATCGTGCGGCCGTTCAGCCTATGGGGGCCGTTGGCTGGATTCATGGCAGCTGGGCACAGCGCAGTCCCGTTCTTCTTTCTGCTTTCAGGTTTCATCCTCACCTATAGCCACGCGCATGAGTCGCACACCGGCATGGCGTTCAAAAAGCGCTTCTACATCGCCCGGATTGCGCGCATCTATCCGCTCTATCTGCTGAGCCTGCTGTTCGCTGCTGGCTCTGACCTGCACGTTTTTGCTAAGCACATCCATATCCTGGCCTTCCTTGCAGATGTGCTGATGGTGCAGTCGTGGTCGATACGGATCGTAAACTTCTTCAATGTCCCGGCATGGTCTTTGTCGGCAGAGGCATTCTTCTATTTGGTTTTTCCATTTGTCTTCCTGCGGCTGCGTCCCCGCACCCGCGGCTGCGCCGCGGCATGGCTACTGCTCTTTTGGGCGCTCGCGATGGCCGCACCGCTCTTTGCGCTTTACCGCACACCAGCCGCAGCTTGGCACGAGGGTGTCAACGGCCTGCTGGTCTTTCGCATCCGGCGTATGCCGCTCTTGCTGTTGCCGGAGTTCCTGGCGGGGATTCCACTGGCCTGGGTGTTTCTACATCTGCGTCCGAGTCGGCGAGCGTCCCTCTACATGCTCGCCGCGGGAACGACGGTGCTATTCGTCACGCTCTTCTTCGCCAATCACATTCCATGGGTGATGCTCGGAAACGGTCTCTTGCTGCCCGCCTACGCCATGATCGTGCTCGGTTTGAGCGAAGACCATGCTGTGAGCAGCAAACTCTCATCCGCTCCGCTCGTGCTGTTGGGCGAATCGAGCTACGCGCTCTATCTTTTCCACTTCATGTTCAACGACTGGCTGGACGTTCACTTTGGCGCGGGCTCATCGATCCCCGATGCGCTGTGGAAGCTCGCTATTCTGATCCCGCTCTCAATCGCTCTCTATTTGCTGGTTGAAAAGCCCAGTCGCAAAAGACTTGTGCAATGGTGGAACAGTCATCATCAGTATCCGGCCTGA
- a CDS encoding trypsin-like peptidase domain-containing protein, producing the protein MKLRPVLLVLLILVGFYYLSTRLMPAGALAKMMRAGVTDTNTAVLNGPLGHFGLTEAKAAPALDSEEEQNIGVYKKAMPSVVNITSTEVAYDFFYRPVPQQGQGSGFILDKDGHILTNNHVIDGAQQIEVTLWNGKKYKASIVGTDPTHDVALLQIHGATALEPATLSDSTGLLVGQRVYAIGNPFGFSGTMTRGIISALRAVQLPSGVKIDNAIQTDASVNPGNSGGPLLNSHGDVIGITTMIATNPNGNADQSAGIGFAIPIATAKAVLDDFARYGHVRRPSLDIVTIPIGPDIADQLGLPAMPGILVERTLPGGAADKAGIHGGTQRMYMGNEPVMLGGDLIVGFEGQEIASPQDLSNALTEHHPGDVVSVTVYRGRKEMTFKVTLADAKVAPTGPTA; encoded by the coding sequence ATGAAACTGCGCCCTGTTCTGTTGGTCCTGCTGATTCTGGTTGGTTTTTATTACCTGAGCACGCGGCTGATGCCGGCGGGGGCGCTGGCGAAGATGATGCGCGCGGGCGTGACGGACACGAATACCGCCGTGCTGAACGGACCGCTGGGGCACTTTGGGCTGACCGAGGCGAAGGCGGCGCCGGCGCTGGACTCCGAAGAGGAGCAGAACATTGGCGTGTACAAGAAGGCGATGCCTTCGGTGGTGAACATCACCTCGACGGAGGTGGCGTATGACTTCTTTTATCGGCCGGTGCCGCAGCAGGGGCAGGGGTCGGGGTTCATCCTGGATAAAGATGGGCATATTCTGACTAACAATCACGTGATCGACGGCGCGCAGCAGATTGAGGTGACGCTGTGGAACGGGAAGAAGTACAAGGCGTCGATTGTGGGCACGGACCCGACGCATGATGTGGCGCTGCTGCAGATCCATGGGGCGACGGCGCTGGAGCCGGCGACGCTGTCGGATTCGACGGGGCTGCTGGTGGGGCAGCGAGTGTATGCGATCGGGAACCCGTTTGGGTTCTCGGGGACGATGACGCGCGGAATCATCAGCGCGCTGCGGGCGGTGCAGCTGCCGAGCGGGGTGAAGATCGATAACGCGATCCAGACGGACGCGTCGGTGAACCCGGGGAACTCGGGTGGGCCGCTGCTGAACTCGCATGGGGACGTGATTGGGATTACGACGATGATTGCGACGAACCCGAACGGCAATGCCGACCAGTCGGCGGGCATCGGGTTTGCGATCCCGATTGCGACGGCGAAGGCGGTGTTGGACGACTTTGCACGCTATGGACACGTGCGGCGGCCGTCACTGGATATTGTGACAATTCCAATTGGACCGGATATTGCGGACCAGCTGGGGCTGCCGGCGATGCCGGGCATTCTGGTGGAGCGGACGCTGCCGGGGGGTGCGGCGGACAAGGCGGGCATCCACGGCGGGACGCAGCGGATGTATATGGGCAACGAGCCGGTGATGCTGGGCGGCGACCTGATCGTGGGGTTCGAGGGGCAGGAGATTGCCAGCCCGCAGGATCTGAGCAATGCGCTGACGGAACATCATCCGGGTGACGTGGTGAGCGTGACGGTGTACCGCGGACGGAAAGAGATGACGTTCAAGGTGACGCTGGCCGATGCGAAGGTTGCGCCTACTGGACCGACAGCTTAG
- the ada gene encoding bifunctional DNA-binding transcriptional regulator/O6-methylguanine-DNA methyltransferase Ada produces the protein MTTLTGWTNSQEAVESMGAMMTQIPFGNDKQRGSNKDSGKRGSAMPVFAGKAWQQVLARDAAADGQFVYAVKSTGVYCKPSCASRRPERKNVSFFPSPALAEAAGFRACLRCEPALVAPKDDPQAGAVKKAAEFLTAHASERTTLDDLAAASGLGRFALQRGFKRVLGVTPAEFAREQRKERFREKVREPRLRVTDAVYEAGYGSSSRVYENVDATLGMSPTAMKAGGAGETIRYAMAESPLGRVLVGATERGLCAVLFADSDAEAAVELRERFPQAVLRRDDAGLGDEVRAVLSGLHESQTARALPFHVRATAFQQRVWQALMAIPRGETRTYAEIAEAIGSPKAVRAVGTACGANPLAMVIPCHRVVGSDGKLTGYRWGTERKRQLLEMESAS, from the coding sequence ATGACGACGCTAACTGGTTGGACGAACTCGCAGGAGGCGGTAGAAAGCATGGGCGCCATGATGACGCAGATTCCCTTCGGGAATGACAAACAAAGAGGCAGCAACAAAGACAGCGGCAAACGCGGAAGCGCGATGCCAGTGTTTGCGGGCAAGGCCTGGCAGCAGGTGCTGGCGCGGGATGCTGCGGCTGACGGGCAGTTTGTATATGCCGTGAAATCTACCGGTGTGTACTGCAAGCCGAGCTGCGCGAGCCGCAGGCCGGAGCGGAAGAATGTGAGCTTCTTCCCTTCCCCGGCGCTAGCGGAAGCTGCGGGTTTCAGGGCTTGCCTGCGCTGCGAGCCGGCGCTCGTGGCCCCGAAGGATGATCCGCAGGCGGGAGCGGTGAAAAAGGCTGCGGAGTTTCTGACTGCCCATGCGAGTGAGCGGACGACGCTGGATGATCTTGCGGCGGCTTCAGGGCTGGGGCGGTTTGCGTTGCAGCGCGGGTTCAAACGCGTGCTCGGCGTTACTCCTGCGGAGTTTGCGCGTGAGCAGCGCAAGGAGCGGTTTCGTGAAAAGGTCCGTGAGCCTCGGCTGCGGGTGACGGATGCGGTGTACGAGGCCGGATATGGGTCGAGCAGCCGGGTGTATGAGAACGTAGACGCCACGCTGGGGATGAGCCCGACGGCGATGAAGGCCGGCGGCGCGGGTGAGACGATCCGGTATGCGATGGCGGAGTCTCCGTTGGGCCGCGTGCTGGTGGGTGCGACCGAGCGTGGGTTGTGTGCGGTGCTGTTTGCGGACTCGGATGCAGAGGCTGCGGTGGAGCTGCGGGAGCGGTTTCCGCAGGCGGTGCTGCGGCGGGACGATGCCGGGCTGGGCGATGAGGTGCGTGCGGTGCTGAGCGGGCTGCACGAGAGCCAAACAGCGCGGGCGCTTCCCTTCCATGTGCGGGCGACGGCGTTCCAGCAGCGGGTGTGGCAGGCGCTGATGGCGATTCCGCGAGGGGAGACGCGGACGTATGCGGAGATCGCGGAGGCAATTGGGTCTCCGAAGGCGGTGCGCGCGGTTGGGACGGCGTGCGGTGCGAACCCGCTGGCGATGGTGATTCCGTGTCATCGCGTGGTGGGAAGCGATGGCAAGCTGACGGGTTATCGCTGGGGGACGGAGCGCAAGCGGCAGCTATTGGAGATGGAGAGCGCGAGCTAG
- a CDS encoding peptidylprolyl isomerase, with amino-acid sequence MPRPAHRALALGLLLSTPALCLAQAHHRTEPKPVIEPTGPTVVLDTSSGRLVCKLFSKQAPRTTGNFIALAEGTKDWTDGSGATQHAKPFFDGTQVFGITDGISAGDRAASGMGTAGPSTPPEKTGIALDRSGQLVALVTNGQQSSSNFAVLIDPDLEYGKRAIVFGQCDDASIATARIISHDLLTTDNHPAHPIVLRAVKIVPEGQPLPPPTEPAPGEAALTVPPAPAPAVPPPDPAGPTVIIDTTQGTLTCKLFSKEAPIAVANFIGLAQGTKPFRSPATHAEVHGKHFYDGLHFNRVLPDFMVQNADMPGDPEGGGDIGIHFANEVVPGLTFDRPGRLAYANSGPGTNASEFFITEHPNRRLDGSYTIFGQCDDASVKIVESIARVPRDAHNRPLTPVTIKRIAITANKP; translated from the coding sequence ATGCCCAGACCGGCCCATCGCGCCCTAGCCCTCGGCCTTCTCCTGTCGACGCCCGCTCTCTGCCTCGCGCAGGCGCACCACCGCACGGAACCAAAGCCCGTCATCGAGCCCACCGGTCCCACCGTCGTACTCGACACCTCCTCCGGCCGCCTCGTCTGCAAGCTCTTCAGCAAGCAGGCGCCGCGCACCACCGGGAACTTCATCGCTCTCGCCGAAGGCACCAAAGACTGGACCGACGGCTCCGGCGCAACGCAACACGCCAAGCCCTTCTTCGACGGCACCCAGGTCTTCGGCATCACCGACGGCATCTCCGCCGGCGACCGCGCCGCCTCCGGCATGGGCACAGCAGGCCCATCCACACCGCCCGAAAAGACCGGCATCGCCCTCGACCGCAGCGGCCAGCTCGTCGCCCTCGTCACCAACGGTCAACAGAGCAGCTCCAACTTCGCGGTCCTCATCGACCCCGACCTCGAATACGGCAAACGCGCCATCGTCTTCGGCCAGTGCGACGACGCCTCCATCGCCACCGCGCGCATCATCTCGCACGACCTCCTCACCACCGACAACCATCCCGCACACCCTATCGTCCTCCGCGCCGTCAAGATCGTCCCCGAAGGCCAGCCCCTGCCACCGCCCACCGAACCCGCACCCGGCGAAGCCGCGCTCACCGTCCCACCCGCACCAGCGCCGGCCGTCCCACCGCCTGACCCCGCCGGCCCAACCGTCATCATCGACACCACGCAAGGCACCCTCACCTGCAAGCTCTTCAGCAAAGAGGCACCCATCGCCGTCGCCAACTTCATCGGCCTCGCCCAAGGCACCAAACCCTTCCGTAGCCCGGCCACACACGCTGAGGTCCACGGCAAACATTTCTACGACGGCCTGCACTTCAACCGCGTCCTCCCCGACTTCATGGTCCAAAATGCCGACATGCCTGGCGACCCCGAAGGTGGCGGCGACATCGGCATCCACTTCGCCAACGAGGTCGTCCCCGGCCTCACCTTCGATCGCCCAGGCCGCCTCGCCTACGCCAACTCAGGCCCCGGCACCAACGCCAGCGAGTTCTTCATCACCGAGCACCCCAACCGCCGCCTCGACGGCAGCTACACCATCTTCGGCCAGTGTGATGATGCGTCAGTTAAAATAGTCGAATCCATCGCCCGCGTCCCCCGCGACGCACACAATCGACCACTTACTCCCGTTACAATTAAGCGTATTGCGATCACGGCAAACAAGCCCTAG
- a CDS encoding transglutaminase family protein, producing MRIKTEYEIHFELQKPTPIVSMLRLHPSWDERVVGQEQHIARIAGEAEPLAFDEYIDSYGNRCARFVAPEGVLELRGSAVVKADETPDPQGEGLPLTPIESLPHDTLRYLVPSRYCEVDRFGAIALDLFGHIEPGWALAAQIRDWVHWKVAFNYQMARATKTAMDVYTERVGVCRDYQHLAITLSRAMNLPARYVTGYLGDIRVPYSGPGDFSAWYQVWLGGRWWDMDSRHNEPRLGRTLMAVGRDAADVAMTTSFGNADLKKFVVNAYEIDAAGKPAPLPLPPMMMPGQLAVPAPVETKAVSPKRKPVKAAARAKRNGA from the coding sequence TTGCGAATCAAAACTGAGTACGAGATCCATTTCGAGCTGCAGAAGCCGACGCCGATCGTGTCGATGCTGCGGCTGCACCCGAGTTGGGATGAACGGGTGGTGGGACAGGAACAGCATATCGCCAGGATAGCTGGCGAAGCTGAGCCGCTGGCGTTCGACGAATACATTGACAGCTATGGCAACCGCTGCGCGCGATTTGTGGCTCCCGAAGGAGTGCTGGAACTGCGGGGCAGCGCCGTGGTGAAGGCTGACGAGACGCCCGACCCCCAGGGCGAGGGGCTGCCGCTGACTCCGATTGAGTCGCTGCCGCATGACACGCTGCGCTACCTTGTGCCGAGCCGCTACTGCGAGGTGGACCGCTTTGGCGCGATTGCGCTGGATCTGTTTGGACACATTGAGCCGGGGTGGGCGCTGGCGGCGCAGATCCGCGACTGGGTGCACTGGAAGGTCGCGTTCAACTACCAGATGGCGCGGGCGACCAAGACGGCGATGGATGTTTATACCGAGCGCGTGGGTGTTTGCCGCGACTATCAGCATCTGGCGATTACGCTGTCGCGGGCGATGAACCTGCCAGCGCGGTATGTGACCGGGTATCTGGGCGACATCCGCGTGCCATACAGCGGGCCGGGGGACTTTAGCGCGTGGTACCAGGTTTGGCTGGGTGGGCGTTGGTGGGACATGGACTCCCGGCACAATGAGCCGCGGCTGGGACGGACGTTGATGGCTGTTGGCCGCGACGCCGCCGATGTGGCGATGACGACGAGCTTTGGCAATGCCGACCTGAAGAAATTTGTGGTGAACGCTTACGAGATTGATGCCGCCGGAAAGCCCGCTCCGCTGCCGTTGCCGCCGATGATGATGCCGGGACAGCTGGCGGTGCCGGCTCCAGTGGAGACGAAGGCAGTGAGCCCGAAGCGCAAGCCGGTGAAGGCGGCGGCTCGGGCGAAGCGAAACGGGGCTTAG